The Ziziphus jujuba cultivar Dongzao chromosome 12, ASM3175591v1 sequence CATATTAATAAAGAGGATTAGTACCAACCCCATCATGCAGTGCCTAAAGACAAGGGTGagcctttttatatatatataaatatatatataatcattttccAATTGCAATAAAGATTAAGGATGAGAATGGTTTAATTTTAACATGGGCTAATTAATGCAATTTAGCTTCCTTTTACCAAATAAAACTACCTTTTATATGGCGTACGTGCGATTTTAGATATCTACCGCAAAACTATTGTTTTTTCATgcaaaaattttatgtttgaatTAATTTCTCAACTTTCGAATTATAGAAAACAAtaatgcaattttattttttttttggattattatgTGATATTTAAGCTTTCATTTCTAGTACTAACAAAAATTGTACATACAagaaagaaatttcaaaaactttgaGGCTAGCTTTTTCATGATGTTTGAAGCAAAAAGGGAACTGGATTATGGTAGAACAAAATTAGCCTTAGTAATTTAAACATAGCTATATCTAATTAAGATACTTGGTCTCTCTCTGCAAGGTCATATTAGGAGCTTGTCTCTAGAAGACGGCTGCAAAATCCTAAAATATGTAAAAGATGGCCAGACAAAAGCTGCCGGTATTGGTTTAGTAATACTACTGATCATGACACATGCTTTCCTATTACTCCATGGTTGGGCttcattattcttattattatttaaataaataaataaataggactATTAAGGTCCCCTCAGTTCATTATACTgtataatttataaatgaaaCTCTTGGAGGGTCTTCCTACCAAGAGCAAAATTGGTCCTTGCactatttaaattagaataaaaagaaaagtcagCCCAAATATATGCTTGATGTCTACGTGTATGATCATTGCAAAGAGAATCTGAGGTTGAACATTTAACTAGATGAAAGTTTAAACAAAGAACTTTTAAATAGCAAAACATTCATGATTGGTACAACCAAGTTTTGCTTGTCCAATGTTCCAAAATGGGTCcctctttcatttttctttttgtttgtttggatAACTAAATTTTATGTCCTTCAACTATATTACCTTTTACACTTTACCCTATTATACTaagtttttcatattattttctgaattataatttttttatcagttaagtttaattatgcattttttcagattaatttgataaaattatcacGCACAACTCACATAactttttgtttataaattatttcattctattttattttcctttggaATAATATGCAAGATTAACTTGCcaaatttattaagaaaaattgtATAGTTAGACTAAAACTaacataatcaaaataataGCTTGAGGAACAATGTGATGGGCCTTATAGTTTATGAGGCAAAGTGCAAAACATAGTATAGTTGAGGGAAGTAAAatgtagatattttttttttctttcttttttttttttttttttttgaagaactACATTTTATCCCTTTCAAATATATTACATTTTACACTTTACCCTTCAAACTACAAAATTCCTCATATTACCCCCTTTggcattacttttttttatcagTTTAGCTTAATTATGcaatttaattccataataaaatttggcaaaattggCTATACATAATgtctaaaagtaaaataaaagtgttcatatataataaagtaAACATGAGGTTCGGTAATGTAGAAAGCGTgcaaaaaaagtataaatgagGTAGTAAGATGTAGTTAtcccctttatttttatttttggtttcttgtAGTATATTAGAaacgtaaaagaaaaaaaaaatggaattattATTCAAGAAAACAACGTTAAAAGACATTAGGTTGCTCCTAAAGAGAGATTGGGTTccggtaaaaaagaaaaaagaaaaaaacaaataataataataataacaataataataatcataacaataataaaatggaaACATAATGTATTCCATTAAATTGACAGACCAACccccttttttatatatatgaataatttgcAAGATCAACTTGAATTCAAATAAGTAATTATCTAAAAAACTTCACAATCTACTAAAGTAGAAATAGGGAAAGAAGTGCGTGCgtgtgtgtatatgtgtgtgtgtgtgtgtgtaaatgtTGCACACACCCTGTAAAGCAAATTATGACTGGTTTTCTTTATGGAATAAATGCCAACGTAATGGAAGTTAAACTAAGAGAGTCTAAAGAGAAACAAGTCATTCAAGGTCAAAAATAATGAAGTAGATATGTACTAGTAGTCTAATATGCAATCATGGGATGTTTCCCCTCTTCCTATATCAAAGTCCCACCCTTACATTTTCCTTTCACATTTTGAAATCATCAGCCCCACCCTTTCATCATTCCTTTTACTTTTCGAGACACACTTCTATTTTAATGGATCAGCAAATTATCACCAATCCCTATTACCCTCTATTAGTTATTTTGGTGCATTCCCTATTACCCTCTACATTGAAGTGGAATAACAGAAAATAAAGGGtttatttggttaattaattagatttcaaaaaagaaaaaaaaggttctttttttttttttcgaaataattaaaattgagaatatcatttgaaaaaaattaaaaattaaaagcgcttgaaacaaaaataaaactggAGGTACTTAAttgaaaactttgaaatttgagGCACTAAACTATAATTAAGAAAAAGCTAGAAGACCCATTAACGTGGTTAAATAATTACTCGGTAGTTTTGGATCTTATGGAGCcacaatatatttttacttattatatGATCATCTTAACTTCTTTTGAAAATATccctaataaatttataatatagagAAAACCTTCCATGTTAGGACATGCTTGTGGCAAGTCAACTGTTTtataatgattttgaatttaaattttcataccTTCAATATAAATGgagatttgaaagaaaaaaaaagtaatgtccagataccaaaatatatatcaaataatatattcatgtaatttaaatataaataagtgaatttttaaatgaataaatgattaaaaaacataaatcaaTTATTTGTTACATCATTTGTCATACTATTATGactatttagtaaataaatttgatgattaATATGATTTatcattattgaaaaaaataaatttcaaagaaagCCAAATGATCTCAATCCATTAATATATAgcttatggaaaaaaaaactaataaataaggaaaacattttttgctattttaaatttaaaaatctatgTTTTTATTGTCATTTAAGGCCAAAACtcatcaaagttgaccaagaaATAAGCAACCACAtttcaaaaaaaggaaaaaaaaaaattcggttttGATGAAATTATGAAAACAGCAATAATTCTTGGTTAAGATCTGTTGGAGCGGTCTGTGTCTTGTCCATGACGTCTCCTTctcaaaaatatatcaaaaaaggcGAGATATTGTGTACCAGCTGATGATACGCATCacaaaatcaaaccaaaaaaataaatgaataaataaataaaggaaggaCTTGGCCTTTCCCAaagttttaccaaaattttcaccTACAGTAGTTAATGTTATcaattcccttttcttttcataCAAATACCATAAAAACTTCTTCACAAAATCAGAACCCCGGAAATCACTCTTAATCAGCAACAACGCTAGCCGACAAAAATTCCTTCATCCATCTTTGTGTACTTTCTATCTTTGCCTATTCtctaattctctctctctctccctccccatataccaaagttttcaaaaattttctgaACAACCAAACAGAATTTCATTCAAATTCATAAGCCAAAAAGACACAAACATCATATAGTCCAAACAGATTATAACTATAGGCCAAATCTTTACCATGCAGTTCAGGACAAACTAAGTCTTCCTTATTTTGTACatctttgtttttgtcttttatacATTGAAATGGGGTCTGCAACATCTTCAATGGCTGCAAAATTTGCATTTTTCCCACCCGACCCTCCTTCATATAACTTGTATCTGGATGAATCAACAGGCAAGATGAGGATGTCAGATGTTCATCCTAGAGAGGATGTTGATGTTATGAAGTTGATCACCAAGAAAGGGAATGAGATAGTGGCTATGTACGTTAAAAACCCTTCAGCTTCACTAACACTGCTTTATTCTCATGGAAATGCTGCTGATCTTGGTCAGATGTATCACATTTTCACTGAGCTTAGTCTTCAATTGGGTGTTAATCTTATGGGGTAAGTATAAATGGGTTTCGGATATTTTCGAGTTTAAAGGAGAGAAACTCCTTTGAATTTACAGATAGTATGAGACTCTGTGTGTTTTCTTGTGCTTTGCAGGTATGATTATTCTGGCTATGGACAATCTAATGGAAAGGTATATATTCTGTGTTCTTTTCCTCAAAAAGACTACGCACGTGTTACTGTTTAAAAGTTTTTAGAAGTCCAAAAAAGGATTTGAACTTTGTGCTTTTAAATAGGGTAGGCAGAGTATGAATATGCTAACTATTTTTAACATTTCCCAAGTTCATGCAGGAAATGTTCTTACAAGCCAGTTGACGaatattcaaacaaatttttaacATAATAGCTATggtatttatttagttttaaaatgaTTTGATAAAAACAAAGTATGAAACATAAAATGCTGCACCAGActatttttctttatgtttcGTTTTTATGCTCATTTTCTAAGCAAGTTGGACTTATAATGTCATCGTCCTTGTTTGGCTTGGTTGATTATTTTTGATCTGCTTAGTTTTCTGCATATAACTAAGAGCAGACTATTGATTATACGTGTAACATAATTTTCCCAATTAGCCAAGTGAGCAGGACACCTATGCAGACATAGAGGCTGCGTATAAATGTCTCGAAGAAACATATGGTGTGAGAGAGGAAGACATTATATTGTATGGGCAGTCAGTTGGAAGTGGACCTGCTTTGGAGTTAGCTATTCGATTGCCTCACTTGAGAGCTGTAGTCCTGCATAGTCCAATCTTGTCTGGCCTTCGAGTTATGTATCCTGTCAAGCGAACATTCTGGTTCGACATTTATAAGGTTTTTATCTGCATGTACTTTTCTGTTTTCAATGTGCTGTTACCATATGTTTGCTTTAATCTTTGTAATCATGTTCTTCATTCAATGTTTGATCTTGTTTTATTGCAGAATATCGACAAAATTCCACTCGTCAACTGTCCAGTTTTGGTAATTCATGTGAGTCAATTTATTTCCAAAAGCTTTTCCTTGCTATATAGTGATTCTAAGCATTTGTATGCGTTATGTGGTTCACATTTAATCTGTCTGTGAACTACCAATTTAAATTTCTGTCAAGTTGAACTGAAATTTACAGTTTCTAGGCTCTTTGCCTTCTTTGtaaatcaaactaaaagaaTTGCGAAATGAAATATACTATTTCAAAACTCTTCAGCTAAAATGAATAGGATACTTTCTAGTGAAAATTTACTAAAATGGATTTTGGtgtttctcctcttttctttttttttttttttgttttttttttttttttttggtttgttttataactttttaggAAGCTTAGGCCTGGTTGTTGGGAAAACTTGGAATGTATATGCTCTGTATCAAATACAGAGACATCAAATCCTATTACCAGGGAAGCTTTAATTTCAATGCTTTGCCATATAAACTCAGATCAATTTTTCACAGTTTATGAATTCCATGACAGTGATAAGATCAGCTAAAATGGAATTTAGTAGATAGTAGCCATTTGACATCCTCTTTATCAACTAATATATAGAGTGATATATATTGCCTTATAAAGTCAAATTTCCATACTCCTAAGAAATTTTGCTTTTAAGCTGATTTTGGTGTAAGATTCTCCTATATGATACAGCTGCTAAATCTGACAGGGAACTGAAGATGAAATTGTAGATTTCTCTCATGGTAAGCAGCTATGGGAGCTTTGCAGAGAGAAGTATGAGCCATTGTGGCTTAAAGGAGGAAATCATTGTAACTTGGAAGCTTATCCAGAGTACTTGAAGCACCTCAAAAAGTTCATATCTGCCATAGAGAAACTTCCACGTATTGGAAATGTTAGCGAGCAAGCTACAGATCAACTTGAGTGTGCTTCAAAGACCACAGATCAAAATGCAGAGAAGGGAAGGTCAAGCACTGACCATAGAGAGAAGTCTAGGTCTAGTACCGGGCAAAGAGAAAAATCTAGGCTGAGCACAGACAGCAGAGAGAAATCAAGAAGCAGCACCGACAGGAGGGAGAAATCAAGAAGGAGCATGGATCGATCTGGGAAGGCAAGGAACAGCACGGATCAGTCAGAGAGAGCACGAAACAGCTTCGATCGGTCAGTTTTTTAAACTTGTTTTCATTGACTGCTAATGTTTTATGCTTCATTCTGACAGTGACTGCTTGAAATCAATGAATGCAGCTTAGGAGATATGGTGAGATCAGTTGGATTATGCAATGTAGATTGTTTAAAGCAAGCAGCTTCAGAGGCTTGAGGTGGGAAGTCTAAAAAGTACTTGAGTTGTAAATTGATCCTCTGATTCCTTGTTTGATTGATTGGTTGGGATGTTTTTGGCTGATGGGAATGACTCCTTCCATGGTTATATATACAGaggcatgcatgcatgcagcCTTCTTATGTGGagttttcctttctctttctcctttctttttctgGCCTGATATGAATAAAACAAGCAATAAGTATTGCAAACTATAAATCTCAATTCAATATGGTAATAGTTGTACTCATAGTTGATGATTTTATTCTAAAATCCATTACAGCATACTTCTTCATTGTGAAAATATATGGTAAAGGGAGCTGGAATGTCCTCGGTAGTTACTGGTTTGCCTTAACACTCTTTTAGTTGATAGCTTGTGCTGTGAAAGAATATAAACTCCAATTTCTGTCAAAACTCCAAATTTTCTTTGTTGCTTATTAAGGTTAAGCAGTTTCTGATGCCAAGGATGGCCACAGATTGAATTGGCATATCcattatcaattttccatctcaAACACACGATTTTGATGAACTGTTCAATATCTAAGGAAGCAGAAAGCCGCccataaatgtatatatttctttatCCTTTCATTAACTGGAAAGTGGAAAGAAAGTGATAAAGTAACAAGACCTCCAACTACAGGAAACAGAAGtttgaaaaggaagaagaacGGCAGTGCGTGAAGATTTCAGTTAAGAGATACAACTTCCATATccgagataaaataaaaaaaataaaaaaaaaattgcaaagaaaaaaaaaaagtatgattaCGAAGTTGCACTAGACTctgaagaaattaaattttacttaattGAATTGGACCCAATTTGAATTGACTCAAAGTAACTTTTGAATAAACCCACTAGCTGAAAACCTTTCAGCAAGAAGCAAGTACGCACATTgcaagagtgagagagagagagagaggaaaagaatTAATTAGCAGCCATGTTTTATACCAAGCATTTTTTTGGGGCCTCGAAGCTTAGTGAAGCATCATCGATCCTGTCTATTACACAAAAATTAACATTACAAAGTAGTCTTATTTTTATGGCATTATTTCTGCaatttattgcaaaaaaaataataattatctgttggtttttataattatgctcaTGGACGTGGGAGAGAATTGATGAAATTATTGTTTTGACAATTTCATGTTACAATTAAATTATAGCTTGAAGGTTTTCTCAGAGAAGACCATCTAACTTTTCTAATTTTggtgaagaaaaaataaaataaaataagacttCAAACCCaggttaataaataaaataagacttCCAAAAAGtccagaatttatttatttatttttattttaaaaaaagaagttattttTCCGGTGGACAATTTTCCTATCAAAgtgctaaaaaaaagaaagaaaaaagaatagttAAGCAGATAATGTGGTTGCTGAAATGGCAGCATCTAGGCCTTACAAATTCCACACAAATAGCTCCAAATAAAGCCTCCCGGTTGTTTCTGTAGTTTCTAGAACAATCTGCCTTCGCAGCATCAAAGTCTTAAACCCCTCTTTCAAGGGTTTTTACACTCTCCCAACTCTCTCACCcacaaaacaatatatttttctgCGGTACTCTCTAGGGCTGTTTCTCAATGGCTCCAGTTCTAAGCAGGAGTTTAGCCAACGCTTCTCTAGCTACACTTCCCTCTTCATCCCCCTTCACAGCTGGAAATCCCAGTAAAGTATTCAACTTTAGAAGCACTTTTGTCCCACAAAATGGGATCGGAAGGGGCTTATCATGTAGTGGGTTGAAGTGGAAGCTCGAGAGGAGAAATAGTCGAATCGCCGTGCGGTGTGAAGCGGCGGTTGCCGAGAAGGAGGCCGGCGATACTTCTGGCGAGAAATTTGAGTACCAAGCCGAGGTgggtttctttcattttcttataaagtttttgtcttttttgtgtTCCCAGAATTGGAAATTTTACCTAAACTCTCTTCTGTTTCTGAGAGAATAGGGGAATTGAAAGAAGTTGTAAATATTGGAATTGCTTCTCCAACCCATGACCAAAATCTACTTGAAAGTTTTAatcttttatgtatttatgcttttttttttttttagtaaagtGAGTActtttgtgtatatattatGAAGTTTTGGTAATATATTGGGATGATAACTTGAATGGGGTTCAATTTGTGCTCATTTCCATTTGATAAAGATTATCTTTTGTTTTCACACGTGAGATTGCTGACTTATTGTTTGTCATTTGGGAATTGAGAATTTGAGATTGTAACCACTCGCAGGTCAGTCGACTATTAGATTTGATAGTTCATAGTCTTTACAGCCACAAGGAGGTGTTCCTTCGAGAGCTTGTCAGGTGAGTTGTTTATTGCTATTTTTGATTTATACGGACTTCTTTTGATTTGAATTTCCgctattcttgtttcttttttacaaattttaaactAGTTATGGGCTGCACATGACAATGATGCAGCCTATGTGAGGACACCATACTTCTTGTTCCTAGTCTCTGAACAATGTGGTTTGCAAATCTTTGGTTGAATTTTATACCTTTCTGTCCCGTATCTCTAACGTGTCTTAAAATGTGCGTATGACATAAGAGACATGAGAGATCATGAGAATTGGTGTTTATATGGCGGTGGTTTCTTTGGTTTCGGTCATATACTGatttactattattactatttttttctctCCAGTAATGCAAGTGATGCATTGGACAAGTTGAGATTTTTAAGTGTGACTGAGCCTTCTTTGCTTGGAGATGCTGGTGATCTAGAGATACGAATCAAACCTGATCCAGATAATGGGACCATCACTATAACGTAAAGTGATTTCAAGCCTCATTTTTTTGGAGGATAGAAGAGTGTGTTTTTCTGAAATTGTGTTCTCTGATTTCTCAGGGATACTGGTATTGGAATGACAAAAGAGGAGCTCATTGATTGTCTAGGAACTATTGCTCAGAGTGGTACTTCAAAATTCTTGAAGGCATTGAAGGTATCTTCTTCCCCTGTCAATGTATCTAGAACTAGTTATGCACTTAGTTGCATTTAGTTTTGTATTGTGTTATTTGAGGCTTCAATATTAACTATATTGACGTTTTACTCTTCCAGGAAAATAAGGATCTTGGTGCAGATAATGGGTTGATTGGTCAATTTGGTGTTGGTTTCTATTCTGCTTTTCTTGTTGCTGAGAAGGTGTGGACTGTTTTTTTGTGTTTCGATCATGCCTTGTCACAGCAATATGCTCTTGGTCATGCATCTTATATTAGCATTCAGCAGTTTTCTTGGGGGTtgctatacatataaatattgaattattgaCGCATCTGATAACATCTGTTTATGGAGTTGCTAACTATAGGtgatatatatatgcacaatcAGGTTGTTGTCTCCACAAAAAGCCCAAGGTCAGATAAGCAATACGTTTGGGAATCTGAGGCTGATAGTAGCTCATATATAATTAAGGAAGAGACAGATCCTGAAAAGCAACTGCAACGTGGAACACAGATCACACTCTATTTAAGGGTACTTTTGccgctttatttattttctcattaTAAGGGTCACTATAATTGTATCAGAAGTTTATGCCTTATCTTGTGTGGGACGTTTGCCCTATTGTTCATTTGAgttgtttctcttttttattttcttttactttttcaatcaGCAAATTGTGATCCACGTGTATTAACAGAGTTCAGTGCAATAACATTTGATATACTTGCCTTATTACTAGAAGTCATTTAGAATTCTGTTGTTTTCACAGGCTGATGACAAATATGAATTCTCAGAGCCAACCAG is a genomic window containing:
- the LOC107429125 gene encoding uncharacterized protein LOC107429125, which gives rise to MGSATSSMAAKFAFFPPDPPSYNLYLDESTGKMRMSDVHPREDVDVMKLITKKGNEIVAMYVKNPSASLTLLYSHGNAADLGQMYHIFTELSLQLGVNLMGYDYSGYGQSNGKPSEQDTYADIEAAYKCLEETYGVREEDIILYGQSVGSGPALELAIRLPHLRAVVLHSPILSGLRVMYPVKRTFWFDIYKNIDKIPLVNCPVLVIHGTEDEIVDFSHGKQLWELCREKYEPLWLKGGNHCNLEAYPEYLKHLKKFISAIEKLPRIGNVSEQATDQLECASKTTDQNAEKGRSSTDHREKSRSSTGQREKSRLSTDSREKSRSSTDRREKSRRSMDRSGKARNSTDQSERARNSFDRLGDMVRSVGLCNVDCLKQAASEA